In Apostichopus japonicus isolate 1M-3 chromosome 5, ASM3797524v1, whole genome shotgun sequence, a single window of DNA contains:
- the LOC139967961 gene encoding mitoferrin-1-like, translating into MPTDTVALSRMAEISSPKLRGAIGVPPSLPRIPDHGFRVRISDMDNPESEHAAEEYDYESLPETSSFTTFMIAGAIAGIMEHCVMYPVDCVKTRMQALSPAPGTPHYRNVGNALKTIVRQEGLSRTLRGLPLVATGAGPSHALYFACYEKLKTVLSAHPGKNPFANAVAGGVATIVHDAAMNPVDVIKQRLQMYHSPFTSAVQCIKHVYRTEGLGAFYRSYSTQLTMNIPFQCMHFVAYEFGQEFLNPTRRYNPVSHVVAGGLAGAVAAALTTPLDVCKTLLNTQEACIVTEKNGIAISGMKNAFRTVYHKQGLKGYFKGLQARVIFQMPATALSWSVYEFFKYSISRQRAGG; encoded by the exons ATGCCAACTGATACTGTGGCATTATCTCGCATGGCAGAAATATCGTCACCAAAATTACGAGGTGCAATAGGTGTTCCACCTTCTCTTCCAAGGATTCCAGATCATGGTTTCAGAGTTCGGATAAGTGATATGGACAATCCTGAATCTGAACATGCTGCAGAAGAATATGATTACGAAAGTTTGCCCGAAACGTCATCATTTACCACATTTATGATAGCCGGGGCTATTGCAGGAATCATGGAACATTGTGTCATGTATCCTGTAGATTGCGTCAAG ACACGGATGCAAGCGCTGTCCCCAGCACCAGGAACACCTCATTACAGAAATGTTGGCAATGCGTTGAAGACAATTGTTCGTCAGGAGGGCCTCTCCAGGACTTTGCGGGGGCTGCCATTGGTAGCCACAGGGGCGGGaccttcccatgccttgtattTTGCATGCTATGAGAAATTGAAGACAGTACTCAGCGCCCATCCTGGCAAAAATCCATTCGCAAATG CCGTAGCTGGAGGTGTGGCAACGATCGTCCACGATGCTGCAATGAATCCAGTGGATG tGATAAAGCAAAGACTACAAATGTACCATAGCCCCTTCACAAGTGCCGTGCAGTGTATCAAGCATGTGTACAGGACCGAAGGCTTGGGTGCATTCTATCGCAGTTATTCAACACAGTTGACAATGAATATACCATTCCAGTGCATGCATTTTGTGGCCTACGAATTTGGACAGGAGTTCCTGAATCCTACGCGAAGGTACAACCCCGTCTCGCACGTGGTAGCGGGAGGTCTGGCGGGGGCCGTGGCTGCGGCCCTCACGACCCCGTTGGACGTGTGTAAGACACTCTTAAATACCCAGGAGGCCTGCATTGTGACGGAGAAGAACGGCATAGCAATAAGTGGAATGAAGAATGCATTCAGGACTGTTTATCACAAGCAAGGCTTGAAAGGCTACTTCAAGGGTCTGCAGGCCAGAGTCATATTTCAAATGCCTGCCACAGCGCTTTCATGGTCCGTTTACGAATTTTTCAAGTACTCCATTAGCCGGCAGAGAGCAGGAGGTTG A